From a region of the Methanolobus tindarius DSM 2278 genome:
- the gyrB gene encoding DNA topoisomerase (ATP-hydrolyzing) subunit B — protein MSEKQAYDASNIQVLEGLEAVRKRPSMYIGSIDGRGLHHLVYEVVDNSIDEALAGYCTQIDVSINHDGTITVLDNGRGIPVGMHPKYNKSALEVVMTILHAGGKFNKDTYKVSGGLHGVGVSVVNALSEWMEAEVQRDGKIYYQRYERGTPTDELLEIGETSTTGTKITFMPDSRIFETTKFVYETLATRLRELAFLNRGIKISISDDREEERVEEKFEYEGGIISFVEHLNHNKNSLHEPPIYFERTKDDTVVEISMQYTDSYAESVFSFVNNINTHEGGTHLVGFKAALTRVANDYIKKNNLTKGDAKLSGDDIREGLTAIISVKITEPQFEGQTKTKLGNSEVKGIVESMVSEGLSEYMEENPKVATAILQKALDAQRAREAAKKARELTRRKSALDVSTLPGKLADCSEKDPSVSELYLVEGDSAGGSAKQGRDRKNQAILPLRGKILNVEKARLAKILKNNEILAFITAMGTGIGDDYDIEKARYHKVIIMTDADVDGAHIRTLILTLFYRYMKPMIDAGYVYIAQPPLYKIKKGKAEYYVYSDRELAAKLEEIGDKGVGIQRYKGLGEMNPEQLWETTMNPETRTLLQVTMEDAVAADEMFTILMGDDVAPRKHFITTHAKDVANLDV, from the coding sequence ATGAGTGAAAAACAAGCTTATGATGCAAGCAATATTCAGGTACTTGAAGGACTGGAAGCTGTTCGCAAACGTCCGAGCATGTACATCGGAAGTATCGATGGCAGGGGACTTCACCATCTGGTCTACGAAGTGGTGGACAATAGTATCGATGAAGCACTGGCCGGATATTGTACACAGATAGACGTATCAATAAACCATGACGGGACCATCACAGTCCTGGATAACGGACGAGGTATTCCGGTTGGAATGCATCCGAAATACAATAAATCCGCACTTGAAGTTGTAATGACCATCCTCCACGCAGGTGGTAAATTTAACAAGGACACCTACAAAGTTTCAGGTGGTCTGCACGGAGTCGGTGTTTCAGTCGTGAACGCACTTTCCGAGTGGATGGAAGCTGAGGTTCAACGTGACGGGAAAATTTACTACCAGCGCTATGAGCGTGGAACTCCTACGGATGAACTTCTGGAGATTGGAGAAACTTCCACAACAGGTACAAAAATAACCTTCATGCCGGATTCAAGGATATTTGAAACTACAAAATTCGTGTATGAAACTCTTGCAACAAGGCTTCGTGAACTTGCATTCCTCAACAGGGGAATAAAAATAAGCATATCTGATGACCGTGAGGAAGAAAGGGTCGAAGAAAAATTCGAGTACGAAGGCGGAATCATTTCTTTCGTGGAACACCTGAACCATAATAAGAACTCACTTCACGAACCACCGATATACTTTGAAAGAACAAAGGACGATACTGTTGTTGAAATTTCAATGCAGTACACAGATAGTTATGCCGAATCTGTTTTCTCATTTGTCAACAACATCAACACCCACGAAGGTGGCACGCACCTTGTTGGATTTAAAGCAGCACTCACAAGGGTTGCTAATGATTACATAAAAAAGAACAACCTTACAAAAGGAGATGCAAAACTTTCAGGCGACGATATTCGTGAAGGTCTGACAGCGATTATCAGTGTCAAGATTACAGAACCACAATTCGAAGGGCAGACCAAGACTAAACTTGGTAACAGCGAAGTTAAGGGAATTGTGGAATCCATGGTTTCAGAAGGACTTTCCGAATACATGGAAGAGAACCCTAAAGTTGCCACTGCCATCCTCCAGAAAGCTCTGGATGCACAACGTGCAAGGGAAGCAGCAAAGAAGGCCAGGGAACTCACACGCAGAAAGAGTGCCCTTGATGTCAGCACACTTCCGGGAAAACTGGCAGATTGTTCCGAGAAGGATCCATCCGTAAGTGAACTCTATCTTGTGGAGGGAGACTCAGCTGGCGGTTCTGCAAAGCAGGGAAGAGACCGTAAGAATCAGGCCATCCTGCCACTCAGGGGTAAGATTCTCAACGTTGAAAAAGCACGTTTAGCAAAAATCCTCAAGAATAACGAGATTCTTGCATTCATAACTGCAATGGGTACCGGAATTGGTGATGACTACGACATCGAAAAAGCACGTTACCACAAAGTAATCATCATGACTGATGCTGATGTTGACGGAGCTCACATCAGGACTCTCATACTTACATTATTCTACAGGTACATGAAACCCATGATAGATGCCGGTTATGTGTACATTGCACAGCCTCCTCTTTACAAGATAAAGAAGGGCAAGGCAGAGTATTATGTTTATTCTGACCGTGAACTTGCAGCAAAACTGGAAGAGATTGGTGACAAGGGCGTTGGTATACAGCGTTACAAGGGTCTTGGTGAAATGAATCCTGAACAGCTCTGGGAAACAACAATGAACCCTGAGACAAGAACACTGCTTCAGGTCACCATGGAAGATGCTGTTGCTGCTGATGAAATGTTCACCATCCTTATGGGTGATGACGTAGCGCCACGTAAACACTTCATTACAACGCATGCAAAGGACGTTGCGAACCTGGATGTATGA
- a CDS encoding polymer-forming cytoskeletal protein translates to MKMSLQALCKIMLLAVTFMLFCHTAAAYTTIEGGDTIVIDDVIDDDIIVAGRTIIIEGTVNGDVVAAGGTVEVKGTIEQDLIVAAGDVTISGTVGDDVRVASGTLTIYGDVQDDVLSATGKTTLADGGYIGGDLSAASGKVTILGDIDGNIEASAEEIDLQGNIGGDADLNAEKISISSEASIDGNLEYRSKSETKIEEGTVGNNVQYTKMEYRDNGGIVSSLLSGLISYLGLVLIGLIGLAIWPEYMKNIAAKTSKSPGKAFLTGLLVLILAFIIAFLLFVTIIGIPLGLIMLITLVVMLYVSRIIASIWIGRYLLDKMGKSSRTMNEMAFGLLVLLLVSAIPIIGGLVYLAATLIPFGNIYMTARN, encoded by the coding sequence ATGAAAATGAGCTTACAAGCTTTATGTAAAATTATGCTGCTGGCTGTTACTTTTATGCTTTTCTGCCACACTGCTGCAGCATATACCACAATTGAAGGTGGAGACACTATTGTTATTGATGATGTAATTGATGACGACATAATCGTTGCCGGTAGAACAATCATAATCGAAGGTACCGTCAACGGTGATGTTGTTGCTGCCGGTGGCACGGTTGAAGTGAAAGGAACTATTGAACAAGACCTCATTGTTGCTGCAGGAGATGTGACCATCAGCGGTACTGTAGGCGATGATGTCAGAGTTGCATCAGGAACACTCACAATCTACGGAGATGTTCAGGATGATGTACTCTCAGCTACCGGAAAGACAACTCTTGCCGATGGAGGATACATTGGGGGAGACCTTTCAGCCGCTTCAGGAAAAGTTACTATTCTCGGAGACATCGATGGTAATATCGAAGCTTCTGCAGAAGAGATCGATCTTCAAGGTAATATTGGAGGAGATGCAGACCTGAATGCTGAGAAAATATCAATATCATCTGAAGCATCCATAGATGGTAATCTTGAATACAGAAGCAAATCCGAAACTAAGATAGAAGAAGGAACAGTCGGGAATAATGTTCAGTATACGAAGATGGAATACCGTGACAATGGAGGAATTGTCTCATCCCTGTTAAGCGGACTAATTTCGTATCTAGGACTGGTTCTGATAGGTCTTATAGGACTTGCAATATGGCCTGAGTACATGAAAAATATCGCTGCTAAAACTTCCAAATCTCCGGGAAAGGCATTTTTAACCGGATTGCTGGTATTGATACTGGCATTCATAATTGCATTCCTGCTCTTTGTTACTATTATCGGAATTCCACTGGGACTTATAATGCTGATCACTCTTGTAGTAATGCTATACGTTTCAAGGATAATAGCTTCAATATGGATAGGGCGTTACCTGCTGGATAAAATGGGCAAAAGTTCAAGGACAATGAATGAAATGGCATTTGGACTTCTGGTGCTGCTACTTGTCAGTGCTATCCCCATAATCGGTGGTCTTGTATATCTGGCTGCAACACTGATTCCTTTCGGTAACATCTACATGACAGCAAGAAACTGA